One stretch of bacterium DNA includes these proteins:
- a CDS encoding IS1634 family transposase, with protein sequence MFLKRIPRKKGDEVYDYWALTKTVRTANGPRHQIVSYLGKLDAGDQEYYHSWDDIAALLDGRRGAVQGDLFDRPKPVPEWREINVSGIEVKRVREFGQIWAALAVWRRLGLDRLFAGLMPEGREDIRWDLIACVLTAAKFCEQDTENAIAGEWLPRTALCDVLGLDEEKVNLTRMYRGLDEILAHKDAVCAHLQSRWGEWFGTKLDFMLYDVTSSYFEGACESNPLAQRGYSRDNRPDCKQVCIGLVVTPDGMPVGYEVFTGNRADMTTMQDIVSLMEEKYGHANRVWVTDRGMSSEENITFLEGRGSFYLMGASRSLLKRYESEFHDSSGWQSIREGLNVKLVKGSGSEKYVLCKSADRAKKEQSMLQRQLDKFRACIEKKSSLLAAKPSPKTQSIQQSVGRLRERYPSASKHFECEVLLNEKSEACGIAMNEKPGQLEWAKKTHGAYILRTNTDCEDPAELWRWYIQLTEAESAFRDLKSDLALRPIYHHLQRRVEAHILVCFLSLCLWRTLEHWMGVSGLGDEARQFLAEMRQIHSMDVQLPTKQGQTIRLRVVSKPEKKLAVLLTRLKLRLPNMPMNLKM encoded by the coding sequence ATGTTTTTAAAAAGGATCCCACGGAAAAAAGGCGATGAGGTCTACGACTACTGGGCTTTGACGAAGACCGTCCGAACCGCGAATGGTCCACGGCATCAGATCGTTTCCTATCTGGGGAAGCTCGATGCCGGAGATCAGGAATATTATCACTCGTGGGATGACATTGCCGCATTGCTGGACGGACGAAGGGGCGCTGTGCAGGGTGACTTGTTCGACAGACCGAAGCCTGTTCCCGAATGGAGGGAGATCAATGTCAGCGGGATAGAGGTAAAAAGGGTCAGGGAGTTTGGCCAGATCTGGGCGGCGCTGGCCGTCTGGCGGAGGCTCGGGCTGGACAGGCTGTTTGCAGGGCTGATGCCGGAAGGCCGCGAGGATATCCGATGGGACCTGATCGCCTGCGTCCTGACGGCGGCGAAGTTCTGCGAGCAGGACACGGAGAACGCGATCGCGGGCGAATGGCTGCCCCGCACGGCGTTATGCGATGTGCTGGGGCTCGACGAGGAAAAGGTGAACCTGACGCGGATGTACAGGGGGCTTGATGAGATACTTGCCCACAAGGACGCGGTCTGCGCCCACCTTCAGTCGCGATGGGGCGAATGGTTCGGAACGAAGCTCGACTTCATGCTGTACGACGTGACGAGTTCCTACTTCGAGGGGGCGTGCGAGTCCAATCCTCTGGCCCAGCGAGGCTATTCGCGCGACAACCGACCCGACTGCAAGCAGGTGTGTATCGGCCTGGTCGTGACGCCCGACGGGATGCCGGTCGGCTACGAGGTTTTCACGGGGAACCGTGCGGACATGACGACGATGCAGGATATCGTGAGCCTCATGGAGGAGAAATACGGGCACGCCAACCGCGTCTGGGTAACGGACCGGGGGATGTCCAGCGAAGAGAACATCACGTTCCTCGAAGGGCGGGGATCCTTCTATCTGATGGGCGCGTCCCGTAGCCTGCTGAAACGATACGAATCCGAGTTCCATGACAGTAGCGGCTGGCAGTCCATCCGTGAGGGCCTGAACGTCAAGCTTGTCAAGGGTTCCGGCAGCGAGAAATATGTCCTGTGCAAAAGTGCCGACCGGGCCAAGAAGGAGCAGTCGATGCTTCAGCGGCAACTGGATAAATTCAGAGCCTGCATCGAAAAGAAAAGCAGTCTCTTGGCCGCGAAGCCGTCCCCAAAGACGCAGTCGATCCAGCAGAGCGTCGGGCGGCTGCGCGAACGGTATCCTTCAGCGTCCAAACATTTTGAGTGTGAAGTGCTGTTAAACGAAAAGAGCGAGGCGTGCGGCATTGCCATGAACGAGAAGCCCGGGCAACTCGAATGGGCGAAGAAAACCCATGGCGCATACATCCTGCGTACCAACACGGATTGCGAAGACCCCGCCGAACTCTGGCGGTGGTACATCCAGCTCACGGAGGCCGAATCCGCATTCCGCGACCTCAAGAGCGACCTTGCCCTGCGCCCGATCTATCACCATCTGCAGCGCCGGGTCGAGGCGCACATCCTTGTATGCTTCCTCTCCCTGTGCCTGTGGCGGACGCTAGAGCATTGGATGGGGGTCAGCGGCCTTGGTGATGAAGCCAGGCAGTTCCTGGCTGAGATGCGGCAGATCCATTCCATGGATGTCCAACTGCCGACTAAGCAAGGGCAGACAATCAGACTCCGTGTCGTATCAAAGCCAGAAAAAAAGCTGGCCGTACTCCTGACGCGACTGAAATTGCGACTTCCGAATATGCCAATGAACCTGAAAATGTAG